From Cellulomonas fimi ATCC 484, a single genomic window includes:
- a CDS encoding lytic polysaccharide monooxygenase, which yields MSVRARPRTLLAALAAVAVAIGAAVVASTPASAHGSVTDPPTRNYSCWERWGSDHLNPQMATLDPMCWGAFQHDPNAMWNWNGLYRENVGGRHEAVIPDGQLCSGGRTFSPRYDYLDTPGPWTAKAVPEKFTLTLTDGAKHGADYLRIYVSKPGFDPTKEALGWDDITLLKETGRYGTTGLYQTDVDLTGRSGRAVLFTIWQASHLDQPYYLCSDINVGGTTTTPTPTPTVTPTVTPTPTVTPTPTVTPTVTPTPTTTPTHGTGGCTATVKVVNSWGSGFVGEVTVTAGASAITGWHTSIGGTTVQQAWSSTLSAANTLTSVDWNSKLAAGGTATAGFIGSGNGQGVTAVSCGTH from the coding sequence ATGTCCGTCCGTGCAAGACCGCGCACCCTCCTGGCCGCGCTCGCAGCCGTCGCCGTGGCGATCGGCGCCGCCGTCGTCGCGTCCACCCCTGCCTCCGCCCACGGCTCCGTCACCGACCCACCCACCCGCAACTACAGCTGCTGGGAACGTTGGGGCTCGGACCACCTCAACCCCCAGATGGCGACGCTCGACCCCATGTGCTGGGGCGCCTTCCAGCACGACCCGAACGCCATGTGGAACTGGAACGGCCTGTACCGCGAGAACGTCGGCGGCCGGCACGAGGCCGTGATCCCCGACGGGCAGCTCTGCTCCGGCGGCCGCACGTTCTCGCCGCGCTACGACTACCTCGACACCCCGGGGCCGTGGACCGCGAAGGCCGTCCCTGAGAAGTTCACGCTCACGCTCACCGACGGCGCGAAGCACGGCGCCGACTACCTGCGGATCTACGTCTCCAAGCCGGGCTTCGACCCGACGAAGGAGGCGCTCGGCTGGGACGACATCACGCTCCTGAAGGAGACCGGCCGCTACGGCACGACCGGGCTCTACCAGACCGACGTGGACCTGACGGGCCGCAGCGGCCGTGCGGTGCTGTTCACGATCTGGCAGGCCAGCCACCTCGACCAGCCGTACTACCTGTGCTCCGACATCAACGTCGGCGGCACGACCACCACCCCGACGCCGACGCCCACCGTCACGCCCACGGTCACGCCCACGCCGACGGTGACGCCGACGCCGACCGTCACGCCCACCGTCACGCCCACCCCGACGACGACGCCCACGCACGGCACGGGCGGCTGCACCGCGACCGTGAAGGTCGTGAACTCGTGGGGCTCCGGGTTCGTCGGCGAGGTGACCGTCACCGCCGGTGCGAGCGCCATCACGGGCTGGCACACGAGCATCGGCGGGACCACCGTCCAGCAGGCGTGGAGCAGCACGCTGTCCGCCGCCAACACGCTGACCAGCGTCGACTGGAACAGCAAGCTGGCCGCGGGCGGCACCGCGACCGCCGGCTTCATCGGCAGCGGCAACGGCCAGGGCGTCAC